In a genomic window of Cryptococcus deuterogattii R265 chromosome 12, complete sequence:
- a CDS encoding osomolarity two-component system phosphorelay intermediate protein YPD1 has translation MSAKIGSPSALATASNTSDLQRTQPHPAAEDKSQQVEAMSRESSREKKEEIEEEIAAEADDESDEEEPETGDEIIDMETFQQIMDMDEEDEVDEDSDEKHSFSKGIVWGYFTQAEETFKEMEDALSHEDLAKLSSLGHFLKGSSAALGIIKVQASCEKMQHYGNCRDEEAGADLDSAEALKRIEALLVKCKKDYKAAKNWMVKMYDDLK, from the exons ATGTCAGCCAAGATCGGGTCGCCGTCGGCTCTTGCCACCGCCTCAAACACTAGCGATCTCCAACGTACTCAGCCGCACCCCGCTGCAGAGGACAAATCTCAGCAAGTAGAAGCCATGTCACGAGAGTCTAGtcgggagaagaaggaagagatcgaggaggagatcgCTGCCGAAGCGGATGACGAGTcagacgaggaggagccAGAG ACCGGCGACGAAATCATCGATATGGAAACGTTCCAACAAATTATGGAcatggacgaggaggacgaggtggaCGAAGATAGTGATGAAAAGCACTCATTTTCAAAGGGTATCGTGTGGGGATACTTTACTCAGGCGGAAGAGACTttcaaggagatggaagatgccCT CTCCCATGAAGACCTCGCCAAACTCTCCTCCCTCGGCCACTTTCTCAAAGGCTCGTCCGCCGCGCTTGGTATCATCAAAGTCCAAGCCTCTTGTGAAAAGATGCAGCACTATGGCAATTGTCGCGACGAAGAAGCCGGCGCCGACCTCGATAGTGCCGAGGCTCTCAAGCGGATTGAGGCGTTATTGGTCAAGTGCAAGAAGGACTACAAGGCCGCTAAGAACTGGATG